The Desulfovibrio piger DNA segment CACCGTATAGGGCTCGGCCCCCACCACGGCGATGCGCAGGGGGAAGTCGCGCGGGTCCTCACCCATATTGCGCAGATGTTCGCCAAGGATGAGCGCGTAGGACGGCAGGATATGGGCGACCGTTGTCTTGAAGTCCTTGGCCAGCTTGATCTGGCGGCGCGAGTTGCCGGGACCGGCCGGGATGGTCATGCAGCCCAGGCGCTCGGCACCGAAATGGATCCCCAGGCCCCCGGTGAACAGGCCGTAACCGGACATGTTCTGGAACACGTCATCACGGCGTACGCCTACCATATAGAGGCAGCGGGCCATCAGATCGGCCCAGCTATTGATGTCGTTCTGCGTATGGCAGATGGCCACAGGACTGCCCGTGGTACCACTGGAGCAGTGCATGCGCACAATCTCGCTGCGCGGTACGCACAGGAGCCCCGTGGGATACTGGTCCCGCAGATCCTGCTTGGTGGTGAAGGGGATGCGCCGGATGTCGTCCAGCGACGTGATGCTCTCAGGCGTCACACCGGCTTCATCCAGACGGCGGCGATAGAACTCGCTCTTGCGCACATGGGCCACGGTGGCCTTGAGGCGCGTCAGCTGGGTGTGTTCGATCTGGTCCCTGCTCCACAATTCCGCTGCATCGAAAACTTCCATGTCAAAACCTTATTGCTGCTTGTCCATCTTGAATTACAAACGCCCGGCGGCGTCGCCCCTGTGCGCCCATCCCCAGAGCAGGCCAAAACAGCCTGCCAGCATCATATCGCCATACGGGGCCAGGAACTGTCCCTGTCCCTGCAAAAATTCCCGCTTCGGTCCCAGTATATAGGTGGGTTCGTAGCCTCCGGCCTCCTCACAGTAGGGACCGAACGCCGTCCCGTGCCCTCCGTGTGCAAGGACCTCCTCGCACGGCAGCCAGGAACGCCGGAACTGCTCAAGATCCGCAAGGTATTCCTGCAGGGTACGCATGCCGGTATGATGCTCGTAGATGCCGCGGACCTGTCCCTGATAGACCAGCGCCGCCACCGTATGGCTGTTGCCCACATTGATGATGGTAATCCCTTCGCGCCAGCTCCGCTTCATGACTTCCGGCACGCACAAGGCGCCCAGCAGGGCACAGGTCCCCGTATCCGCCACCGGGCCGCCAGTTTTTTTCTGCAAGGCCAGCAGACGGGTGCATTCCGCCGGCGGCTGTTCGTAGATCCAGTTGGCCGGCAGGGCCGATGCCTGCAGCAGGGCCGTCCAGGCCTGCATGCGTCCCATGCGGTTGCCGTTGGGATGAAAACCATGATCCTGACAGCCCGCCAGTACCAGATGTGGCAACGGGAGCCCGGCCTGCCGCAGCAGTCCGGCAAAAAATTCCGGGGAATAATCGGAAAGAGGTACCGGCACGGCACCGGCCGGACACTGCTCCGCTACCTGGACGCCCATGCTGCGGACGACTTCGGGGTTGTCGTGCAGGGCGCTGGCAGCACTGGCGGTACTGTAGACAGCAAACCCCGCCTTGATGTGGTCACGCACGGCAAGGCCAAAGCCGCCACCGATATTTTCACCATACAGCCATACCGGCTGCTTGAGCAGGGTCAGCTCACGAATGCGCTGCGCGGCCAGACGGGCCGGTGAAGGCAGGACGAAGCGTGGCCAGTTGTGGACTTCCAGTCCCGGACGGGCCAAAAGGACATCCTGGGTGCCGCTGCCGATATCGACACAAAGGACAGGACCTGTTTTTTGTAAAAAAGTACGAACACCGTCATCCATGGTTTTTCTCCAGGCCAAACAATAGCAAAGTTTGCCGTTTCTTGGTGTACCGGTTAGCCGGGCCCAAGGCAAGCCCCCAGCCTTTCCGGCAGGGCTGCTCAAAAAAATTTTTCCCAAATGCAAAAAAGTTCTTGCCAAGCCACCCGGTTTTCTGTATCACTCCACTTGTGCCGAGGTGGTGGAATTGGTAGACACGCTATCTTGAGGTGGTAGTGGCAACCGCCGTGCGGGTTCGATTCCCGCCCTCGGCACCAGCAAGACATCAAGGGTTGTGGCAACTAGCCGCAACCCTTTCTTTTTTTGTTGTTTCGAGCAGCGCTACAAGCCCATCCTGTCCCCTGTTTTTCCTGCCTTGACGAATTTGGGTCAAACAGGTGGTACAAAAGGTGCCTCAAATGCCATCCGCTGCCGCTTCTTCCGCTCACCCGCACGGCACTTGCCACTCCCACCCAGCAACCCGCCGTTCCGGCCAGCATCTTCTTTGCGTGGGACGCATCTTCTATTTTCGTTGTGCTCTGCCTGCTGCTGCCCAAAAAACGTCTGGGGAATGCCGAGATACGCCTGAGCCTGGGAACATGTTTTCGTCAGGAAGCCAAACTGCTTGCCTGCCAGCTTTTTGCCCTGCTGTATGCTTCATTGCCTGGCGTACCTGATCTTCCCACGCTGCGGCATATCCTTGTCCGGCATCTGTCTTCCATGCAGGGAAAGGATGTCAGAGAATACGGACGACTCCCAAGGCCGTCTTCCTCTCCGCCCCGCGGCAGAAGGATAGAAAAGAGCCTGTCCGCCCTATTCGGAACCAAGCACAGCCCGATATTGGGGAGCGACGAATTTGAGGAATATCCCCAGCGAGACAAGCTGCCCCCAGGCTGCAACCATATAGGCAATATCCATCCCCAATGACTGAGAGATGATCCCTCCCATCAGGAGGGAAAGACATATGCCGCTATCCATCCCGATAAAGTACATTGCATTGGCAACTCCCCGCTTTGTCTTGTCCGCCAGATATACAAGTACTGTCTGATAGCTGGGCAGAAGAGCCCCCAGAGATATGCCCAGCAGCCCCCCGCATCCCAGAAAAAGTACGGGAGATGTCGTCCGGGCAAGGAGCAACGCAGCGCCCAGCGCCACAAGATCCGCCATACAGACCAGAATGACGAGATAGCCTTTATCTACAATATAGCCGGAGAACAGACGGCTTACCAAGAGCCCTATCCCCATCAGCAGGAAAAAAGCACTGGCATAGGAATCCATGCCAGTGTCTCTGGCCAGCACTGAGGTATAATTCGAGATCATCCCCAGCATGAAGGCTGCAATGAACAAAGAGGCCAGTGCATAGAGGCCTTGCGGCATGAAAAACATGTCCCAGGTAGGCTTTCTGTGTTTTGCTGCCTGTATTTTTTTCGGAGCCGTGATGAATAACTGCAAAAAAGTACCCAGCATGGCAAAGACAAAGGGCAAGCCAAAAGCAGCGGCATAGGAATATTTGTTTGTCACATACAAGCCCAGCATGGGGCCAAGGATCATCCCCAGCGACAACATACTGCTGAATACCCCGATCCCCATCCCCAATTTTTTCTCAGGGATAAAGCTGACTGCCATCGTTGCCTGCGAAGTGGTCATGATGGAAAAGCTTATGCCATGCAACAAACGTATGCCGATAAAAAGCGAGATCGTTGCCGCCATAAAAGTCAGAGGGAAAAAGATAGCACAGCAGGTGGTAGCAATCAGTAGGAGACGCTTGCAGTCCATCATATCTGACATCATCCCGGAAAAAGGACGCACCGCAAGGGCGACCAGGGGAAAGGCTGCGAGACCTATGCCCATCACCGATTCTTTACAGTGAAGGACATCGATCAAATACAACGGAAGCACAGGCATTACTGAATATATAGCCATACATGTGCAAAGGTTTGCGATACAAATTAAGTAAAAATCATTTTTAAAAAGTATATTATCGTTATTATTTTTAGTATTCTCGCCATTTTTCATATAAACCTCCTTTATGCATCATCATTATCGAATTATACGATTTAAATTATATATGATGATTACAATTATCAACATTCCAAACGACAAAGATGAAAAATACTGTATCTCCATTTTATTCCCTTATGCAGGATACAAGCCACACGCAGGATGCGGAGAGGACATTTCTTCGTAATCTTGACAGCCTGTTGCCTCCCTGAGCACTATATTCATCAACGGGAGGTTTCAGTATGAAGCGGCTCCTTCATTGTCATCAGTATCATTTTTGCATCTTTTTGCTGTTCATATCGTCTCTGTTTTTTCCCTATACAGATACGATATATGCCGTCCCCTCCGACCCTTCGGAAGGCTTCATCATGGACATGGCACCACTCCTTGGCAGCAATGGACGGGTCAAAGCCATTGCCCCGGGCTGCCGGGCCATGACCGGCTTTCTTGATGGCGCCCCTTTTGTCTGGAGCCGGGACTTTGGCCTGGTCCGCCTTGCTCCTCCTCCCAAATATTTCGGCATGGGGGACTTCGTAAGCGATGACGGGAGCTCCATGCTGGGGTTCGTATCCATCAATGATGCCAGCCATCCTGCCCCGTACGGCCAGACCTGGGCACGCCCCGGTTTTATCTGGCGCTACGGCGAGCCCCTGCAGTACATGTCCGGGCATGGCATCGTAGATGTCGAATGGTACGGCCTGTCTGCGGATGGCGATACGGCCTTGGGCTATGGCAAAAGAAAGCCCCCCTCTGCCCCAACAACTGCAAAAGGCAAGGCTGTTGAAAATCTGGAATTGACGCCGCATCACAACCGCTGGTTTTCCATCAGGAACAAAAAACTGTTCCGAGTGCTGGACAAAATCACCCGGCCTGACGCCAGCCCGTACTACAGGCTCCTGAGCCGCGACGGCAAAAAGCTGCTGCAAAAGCAGCATGACAACAGCGTCCAGGTCGTCGATCTGCAAACAGGCAAACTATGTCCGCTTACATTTGGCGGTGTGCTGCCCCACGCCTCTGCAGATTTGGCCAAGGGGGAGAAATGCATCCTGCAAGCAGGTGATCCGCAAAATCCTCTCTTCCGCTGGGGAAGATGGCCGGGCTTTCGCCGCAGCCGTCTTCTTTCGGACAGCGAACTGAAAAAAGCGGCGCCAGACAGCCCCCTGCATGCGGACTGGATTCTTGATGATTTCTTTTGTTCGATCCCCAGCTTTGATGCCCGTTTCACCCTCTGTGCACTCTATCTGAAGAAAGTGCCCAAGAAGCCTGTCCGCCGCCCATCCCTCCTTGACGCCACAAGCCTGACCGTTCTGGTCCGGCTGGATGCCAAGGGGAACGATATCCCCATCGACGATGGCCCGGCGCTGATGGGGCTGGATATCAGTGATGATGGCAAAACCATCCTCTACGAGATGGATGCTGAGATCTGGGTCTGGAATGAAGGCCTTGTCCTGCCTCATGACAGCGTTCCCCGTCCCATGCCGCTCGCGCGCTATCTGGAGCATTTCGGGCTGTCTCTGCCTTCGGAGCGAACCATAAAATCGGCTGTCATGAGCCCGGACGGGCAATGCTTTTTTGGCGAGCTTGCCCTGTTTGGTGACGAGCAATTCCCCTGTAAACAGTTCCTTGCCTGCATCAAGGGGAACCCTCCGCGGCCTCACTGGGACCTGAACAGCAAAAAAATATCGAACCGTGGGGGCCAGCCTGCCCGATAGGCGCAGGAAGATTCTAGAGGAGT contains these protein-coding regions:
- a CDS encoding DUF1786 domain-containing protein, coding for MDDGVRTFLQKTGPVLCVDIGSGTQDVLLARPGLEVHNWPRFVLPSPARLAAQRIRELTLLKQPVWLYGENIGGGFGLAVRDHIKAGFAVYSTASAASALHDNPEVVRSMGVQVAEQCPAGAVPVPLSDYSPEFFAGLLRQAGLPLPHLVLAGCQDHGFHPNGNRMGRMQAWTALLQASALPANWIYEQPPAECTRLLALQKKTGGPVADTGTCALLGALCVPEVMKRSWREGITIINVGNSHTVAALVYQGQVRGIYEHHTGMRTLQEYLADLEQFRRSWLPCEEVLAHGGHGTAFGPYCEEAGGYEPTYILGPKREFLQGQGQFLAPYGDMMLAGCFGLLWGWAHRGDAAGRL
- a CDS encoding MFS transporter, which encodes MKNGENTKNNNDNILFKNDFYLICIANLCTCMAIYSVMPVLPLYLIDVLHCKESVMGIGLAAFPLVALAVRPFSGMMSDMMDCKRLLLIATTCCAIFFPLTFMAATISLFIGIRLLHGISFSIMTTSQATMAVSFIPEKKLGMGIGVFSSMLSLGMILGPMLGLYVTNKYSYAAAFGLPFVFAMLGTFLQLFITAPKKIQAAKHRKPTWDMFFMPQGLYALASLFIAAFMLGMISNYTSVLARDTGMDSYASAFFLLMGIGLLVSRLFSGYIVDKGYLVILVCMADLVALGAALLLARTTSPVLFLGCGGLLGISLGALLPSYQTVLVYLADKTKRGVANAMYFIGMDSGICLSLLMGGIISQSLGMDIAYMVAAWGQLVSLGIFLKFVAPQYRAVLGSE